The Astyanax mexicanus isolate ESR-SI-001 chromosome 7, AstMex3_surface, whole genome shotgun sequence genome has a window encoding:
- the LOC103031497 gene encoding cytochrome c oxidase assembly protein COX16 homolog, mitochondrial yields MWQQLRRVQRSKTARYGVPMLLLIVGGSFGLREFTQLRYDDQKLKTKLVPELAARVNIEKQSVILEEEYEKMKKVDLDNWKNIRGPRPWENSKEFQDQQREQISKRQRGD; encoded by the exons ATGTGGCAGCAGCTCCGCAGAGTACAGAGGAGTAAAACCGCTCGGTACGGGGTGCCAATGCTG TTGCTGATTGTGGGCGGTTCTTTCGGACTCAGAGAGTTTACACAGCTTCGATACGATGATCAAAAGCTCAAGacaaag CTGGTTCCTGAGCTGGCGGCCCGAGTGAACATTGAGAAACAGTCTGTCATTCTGGAGGAGGAGTATGAG AAGATGAAGAAGGTGGATCTGGACAACTGGAAGAACATCCGGGGGCCGAGGCCGTGGGAAAACTCCAAAGAGTTTCAGGATCAGCAGCGAGAACAGATCAGTAAACGGCAGCGAGGAGACTGA